From the Terriglobia bacterium genome, the window GATCATCGGCGTCACCGTGCAGCAAAACTTGCGGAACCAACAGCGGCAAGAGGGCTGCGGGAGAGGCAACCGCATAACGCTCCGGAAAGTCGGAAGGCGTGCCTCCCAGAAATGCCAGGACGGGGTTTTCTTCTCGTTCGACCTGCGCCATCTGAACCAGATCACAGACGCCTGCGAGGCTGATTACGCCGCAAACCGCGATCGATTTTCCGTGCACAAAAATGCTGGGCGGGGCCAACCGCCGCCGGGCTGCCAGCCACAGCGCCAAGTGCCCGCCAGCCGAATGTCCAAGACTGACTACACGCTTGAGGTCAAGAGGATAGGTTTCTCCCAGCGACAGAAGATGATCCGCAGCCAGAGCGACGTCCTGCAGGGTGCCGGGCCACCCGCCACCGGCCTGCCCTACTCTTCTGTATTCGATGTTCCAGGTGGCAAAACCAGAGCGTGTAAGGTCGGATGCGATTTTTGTGGTTTCTTCGAGGCTGTAGCGTGCGCGCCAGAATCCGCCATGAATAACGATCAGGACCGGATGCGGGCCTGTCCCGGACGGCAAGCGCAGATCGCCAAATTGCGAAGCGTCGTTGCCGCAGGCGATGCGTATGGGGACACTCATTGCGAAAGCGCCTGGCAGGGCCGGATCAGTGCATCACTCCGCCACCGTCAACGACGATTGTCTGCCCGGTCACAAAATCGCTGGCCGGCGATGCAAGGTAGACGAGCGTGCCGGTCAGATCGGACGGCAACTCCGGCCGGGCAATGGCCCGTTCCTTGGGCAAGCGCTCAAACAGTACCGCGGGAGTAGTCTTGGCGCCAACCGCAGTCTCGCTCTCCGTCAAACCCGGGGCGATGGCATTGACACAGATGCCGAATGGACCCAGCTCCCGGCTGGTGCAGCGGGTGAAACCGATCACGGCTGCTTTCGAGGTAACGTAATGCAGCAGCATGGGAGTACCTCGAAACACCGTGGCGGACGTGAGATTGATGACCTTGCCGGACCCTTGTTCCTTCATCTGCGGCAATACGGCGCGGAGAGAAAGAAACATGCCCTTGATGTTGACCGTCATCACGCGGTCCCACTCGGCTTCCTGAATCTCCCACAGCGGCTGATGCGGCAGGACGGCGAACAAAGCGGCGTTGTTCACCAAAATATCGATACGCTGAAAAGCCTCCAGTGCGCACTTGGCCATGGCCACGGTGCTGGCCGCGTCGGAGACGTCCACCTTGCACGCAACCGCCCTGGCGCCGGCACTACAAAGCCGTTCGGCGGTCTGGATGGCGGCCGCTGCATCAATATCCGCCACGACCACGCTGGCGCCTTCGCGGGCCAGCGCTTCGCAAAATACCTTCCCGATCCCTTTCCCGCCGCCCGTGACAATTGCGCTTTTGCCCTTTAATTGCATAGTTGGATTGGTTTCCTCGCTGTCTCCCCGCGGTCAGTCGACTTTCAACTGCATGTCCCAGAGCGGAGGCATCTCTTTCAGCATGATTTCGACATCCAAAAGCACGGAACAGCCCGGACAGTAAAATTCCCGCCACACGAACCGGTCGTTTTTCCGATTGTGGGGGTTCGCCATCCAGTTCACTTTACTCAACGGCAGTTCGACCCGGCGCGCCTTGAGCTTGGGGTTCTGGCTGGGTGGCCCGAATTCGTATCCACAGTGGACGCATCGAATGAGGCGCCCTTTTACGATCGTCGCTGCACACAGGATAAGATGTTCGGAAATGCGGGTCCCTTCGCATATCGTGGATTTTCCGGTCTTGTGGGGATCCCGCAATTCCGCACGTCGTGCACGCGTAGCCGGTCCGTCGACCGATCCATCCGCCTGCAGAACCACCGCATAGGCCTGCTGTGCCATTTCCCGCGAAATGTATCCCTGTCGCACGTCCTCGCTCACCCGCTCGGAGTCGCGATCGAATGGGTCGCCATAGCCTCCACCCCCCGAATAGATCGCAACCGAGACATCGGCGGGGCGAAGCTGGAAATTGCTTTTTGCGGGCGGAAATTCGACGGTTCCCTTCAGTTCCGTCCAGGAAACGGGGATCCTCCCCTGGGAAAAGAGTTCCCGGACGTCAGAGCCTCGTACGACGACCCATTGGTTGGTCGTCGCTGGGTGCCCGCCAAACAGGCCGACCGATTCCGGTTGCTCGGTCCCGTGCGAAAAATAGACGGTCTGCAGCGGTCTTTCCGTGTCGTGGGCAACGAAGGCATGCTCGCCGCCCGCTCCGCCGCGATGCTTCCCCGCTCCGCCCGAATCGACGGCAATTTTGCGGTACAGGTAAAGGATGGGAAAGAGATACTCGTTGAGCTCCACATTGGGAATGATCTTATCCATGGAGGACAGGTAGCTCCCCGAATCCAGACCATCCGCGCCGCAGCGCGCTCCTCCGCCGCCCGCCATGGAATCCAGGAGCATCGTTCCAAACGGTTCCTTTCGTTGATCCGTGCCAAAGAGAACCTGGGCTCCCGGTACGCACCAGGAAGCCATGGCCACATCGCGATACTTGTCGCTGGCCGCCAGCATCTTGCCGATGCATACACTGGCCAGATTAAGCACCGAACGCGCCGCCTCCACCGATCCCATACACACGCCGGCAGGCCAGCTTGCGTTATAGATCTTTCCGGTGTCGCACACGATGCGAATGGCCTTGGAGATTCCTCCCGCCGCCCACGGGATGTCGAAGCACATCAGAGGCAGCACGGCATTCAGCACGCCGCCATTCAGACCCGAGTGGGTGCAATTGATCAGGGCGGGCGCCTGTGCGGACGATTTGTTAAAGTCGAAGCTCAGCGTGTCCGCTTCCTTGGTCATCTCCAGGACGCCTGTGTACACCTTGTCTTCCAGGCCGTCGTGATCTAGGAACGCGATATGCCGCCAGGTGCCGTCCGGCAGCTCCCGCAAGCGCGCACGAAACCGGCTTTCCGCGTAGTTCTTCAACTCGCGGAACACCAGCAGCAGCGTCTCTTCCCCGAACTCGCTCGCCAATTGCACGACGCGCGACTTCACTGCATTGTTGGCGGCAATCATGGCGCGCAGGTCCAGCCCCAGCAGGTATGGCTGTCGGGAGCGTCGCAGATACTCGCGCTCGATATCCTTGCGGATTGTCCCGCGTTCCACAATTTTCAGCGGCGGTATTGGAGGAGGCTCTTGAAAAATGTCGCAGGCACCCACCGCATACCCGCCCGCGACGGGTCCTCCCACATCCACCTGGTGCGTGGTCGCGCCCGCCCAGGCAATGAGTTCGCTGCCGTAATAAATGGGCGCCACACAGGTGACGTCGTTCTGATGCAGCGCGCCGGAATACGGATCGGAGCAGATGAACATGTCATCCGCGTGGATGCCGGGATTTTCCCGGTACTCCTGCAGAATTGTCTGCACGATGGGAGTTTGCACGGCCGCCTGCAAGACGACATACGGGCCGATGAAGAGCAGATCACCATCCCGGTCCAGAATGGCGGTATTGAAGTCGTAGGCCTCCGTTGCGATCGGTGACCCGGAGACCAGCCGGATCGTATGCCCGGCTTCGTCATTGACCTGCCAGAGCTTGTGCCGCAATACTTCGAACGTGACGGGATCGAGTTGTTTTGTCGTAGCCACTTTAGTCCTGTGCTACTGCACGATAATGTTCCGGTAGCCGTCCAAATACCCCTCGCGCTGCGGCGGAATTACCACCGTAGTCGTGGGACCTTCGATCACCGCCGGACCCGGAACCTTGTTCCCAGGGTTCAGGCGTCCATAGTCATAGACGGGCGTTGGTATAAACCCGGGACCTTGAAAGAAAATGCTTCGCTCGTGTTTGACCGCGCCGGAGGAATCCGTATCCCCACAAACGCGCCGAATCAGCTTCGGTTTGTGCGTTCGTCCATAGGCATCGACGCGGAATGTGACGATTTCTTTCCCCGCCTGTTCGTATGCGGAACCCTTCC encodes:
- a CDS encoding alpha/beta hydrolase codes for the protein MSVPIRIACGNDASQFGDLRLPSGTGPHPVLIVIHGGFWRARYSLEETTKIASDLTRSGFATWNIEYRRVGQAGGGWPGTLQDVALAADHLLSLGETYPLDLKRVVSLGHSAGGHLALWLAARRRLAPPSIFVHGKSIAVCGVISLAGVCDLVQMAQVEREENPVLAFLGGTPSDFPERYAVASPAALLPLLVPQVLLHGDADDRVPASISQDYAHSARAAGDYVSYIELPGVGHFEFMNPDSVPWARTMDALRTLIQPRF
- a CDS encoding glucose 1-dehydrogenase, with translation MQLKGKSAIVTGGGKGIGKVFCEALAREGASVVVADIDAAAAIQTAERLCSAGARAVACKVDVSDAASTVAMAKCALEAFQRIDILVNNAALFAVLPHQPLWEIQEAEWDRVMTVNIKGMFLSLRAVLPQMKEQGSGKVINLTSATVFRGTPMLLHYVTSKAAVIGFTRCTSRELGPFGICVNAIAPGLTESETAVGAKTTPAVLFERLPKERAIARPELPSDLTGTLVYLASPASDFVTGQTIVVDGGGVMH
- a CDS encoding hydantoinase B/oxoprolinase family protein, which gives rise to MATTKQLDPVTFEVLRHKLWQVNDEAGHTIRLVSGSPIATEAYDFNTAILDRDGDLLFIGPYVVLQAAVQTPIVQTILQEYRENPGIHADDMFICSDPYSGALHQNDVTCVAPIYYGSELIAWAGATTHQVDVGGPVAGGYAVGACDIFQEPPPIPPLKIVERGTIRKDIEREYLRRSRQPYLLGLDLRAMIAANNAVKSRVVQLASEFGEETLLLVFRELKNYAESRFRARLRELPDGTWRHIAFLDHDGLEDKVYTGVLEMTKEADTLSFDFNKSSAQAPALINCTHSGLNGGVLNAVLPLMCFDIPWAAGGISKAIRIVCDTGKIYNASWPAGVCMGSVEAARSVLNLASVCIGKMLAASDKYRDVAMASWCVPGAQVLFGTDQRKEPFGTMLLDSMAGGGGARCGADGLDSGSYLSSMDKIIPNVELNEYLFPILYLYRKIAVDSGGAGKHRGGAGGEHAFVAHDTERPLQTVYFSHGTEQPESVGLFGGHPATTNQWVVVRGSDVRELFSQGRIPVSWTELKGTVEFPPAKSNFQLRPADVSVAIYSGGGGYGDPFDRDSERVSEDVRQGYISREMAQQAYAVVLQADGSVDGPATRARRAELRDPHKTGKSTICEGTRISEHLILCAATIVKGRLIRCVHCGYEFGPPSQNPKLKARRVELPLSKVNWMANPHNRKNDRFVWREFYCPGCSVLLDVEIMLKEMPPLWDMQLKVD